One stretch of Aquimarina sp. Aq107 DNA includes these proteins:
- a CDS encoding histidine kinase, with translation MWFLPNVEYAQDNARTLENASNNTVTIRGTVKEDESLRPLKNVEIRVIGGKTYRTDNLGDFKIQAKIGDQIIISHDNFNTVYHTIQSRERIDVKVQEDPESLSRGSDRKQKKLSAEYGLHLAAARSSMKKDATTSIDYVTKALETIEDGDTFGDEKKAELFETLGDIYAYWKQPDLAETNYITSLSNKYNADVKIKLGNAQLQIKDYDASLRTFNQLKKSRLNATQRIQIYRGLGDSYKGNGDNENAISNYNIALSFAQKNNAEDNVIELNSKLAEMLQIQGNLDDAEEYLGNSVQLASKRSKKSSAIQRAKAADFYNKNNSFDKEIQLRKEALEDIQDIEEKEAFSPIKKDSVTLESNATEDRAITSQVQNYKIANAFAAQSEYDEAIPYLEESIKKAASENDLVVQKDATRKLGEVYREKGELGKASEAFEEYEVIIDKLYIQKEQEISQATRFNRELVQKANRIATLEKDRELNESRYQLAFKSQELAEQQKVIIYSLIGLSVLLFFAAYLMYRNIKQQRYANNLLALKSLRSQMNPHFIFNALNSVNTFIATSDERAANRYLTDFSLLMRAVLENSEEDFIPLEKEIELLELYVQLEHFRFQDKFEYRIDVDPEIDIKQYMIPPMLLQPYVENAVWHGLRYKSEKGLLSIDFKKKDNDTIEIIIADNGIGREKSMSLKTLNQKKQKSQGMSNIKKRIQILNTMYKDKVDVFISDLAQEEDGAGTKVKLLINKDN, from the coding sequence ATGTGGTTTTTGCCAAATGTTGAGTACGCTCAGGATAATGCAAGAACACTTGAGAATGCCAGTAATAATACTGTCACAATAAGAGGTACTGTAAAGGAAGATGAAAGTCTACGCCCTTTAAAAAATGTAGAAATTAGAGTTATAGGTGGTAAGACATACCGCACGGATAATTTAGGAGATTTTAAAATACAAGCTAAAATAGGAGATCAGATTATTATTAGCCACGATAATTTTAACACGGTTTATCATACTATTCAAAGTAGAGAAAGAATTGATGTAAAAGTTCAGGAAGATCCAGAATCATTAAGTAGAGGAAGTGATAGAAAGCAAAAGAAATTATCCGCAGAATATGGATTACATCTTGCTGCTGCAAGAAGTTCTATGAAGAAAGATGCAACTACTAGTATTGATTATGTAACAAAAGCTTTAGAAACCATAGAAGATGGTGATACTTTTGGAGATGAGAAAAAGGCTGAACTTTTTGAGACTTTAGGCGATATTTATGCATACTGGAAACAACCTGATTTAGCGGAAACTAACTATATAACTAGTTTAAGTAATAAGTATAACGCCGATGTAAAAATTAAGTTAGGAAACGCTCAATTACAGATTAAAGATTATGATGCTTCTCTGCGAACTTTTAATCAGTTAAAGAAATCAAGATTAAACGCGACACAACGGATACAAATTTATAGAGGATTAGGAGATAGTTATAAAGGTAATGGAGATAACGAAAATGCAATTAGTAATTACAATATAGCACTGTCGTTTGCTCAAAAAAACAATGCCGAAGACAACGTTATTGAATTAAATTCTAAACTTGCAGAAATGCTTCAGATTCAAGGAAATCTTGATGATGCTGAAGAGTATCTTGGAAATTCTGTGCAGCTCGCAAGTAAAAGAAGTAAAAAATCTTCAGCCATACAACGGGCAAAAGCCGCTGATTTTTATAATAAGAATAATAGCTTTGATAAAGAGATACAGTTGCGTAAAGAAGCTCTAGAGGATATTCAGGATATAGAAGAGAAAGAAGCGTTTAGTCCAATCAAAAAAGATAGTGTTACACTCGAATCTAATGCTACAGAGGACAGAGCAATTACTTCACAGGTTCAGAATTATAAAATAGCAAATGCATTTGCTGCTCAATCAGAATATGATGAAGCGATACCTTATTTAGAAGAAAGTATTAAGAAAGCTGCTTCAGAAAATGATCTTGTTGTTCAGAAAGATGCTACAAGGAAATTAGGTGAGGTTTATAGAGAAAAGGGAGAATTAGGAAAAGCTTCTGAAGCTTTTGAAGAATATGAAGTTATCATAGATAAATTATATATTCAAAAAGAACAAGAAATATCGCAAGCGACAAGATTTAATCGTGAACTTGTTCAAAAAGCTAATCGTATAGCAACTTTAGAAAAGGATAGAGAGCTTAATGAGAGTAGGTATCAATTAGCATTTAAATCTCAAGAATTAGCTGAACAACAAAAAGTAATTATCTACTCATTGATTGGTTTATCTGTTTTATTGTTTTTTGCTGCTTATTTAATGTACCGAAACATAAAACAACAACGGTATGCTAATAATTTATTAGCGCTTAAATCTTTGCGTTCTCAGATGAATCCTCATTTTATTTTTAATGCTTTAAATTCTGTTAACACTTTTATAGCAACCAGCGATGAAAGAGCAGCAAATAGATATCTTACTGATTTTTCATTGTTAATGAGAGCTGTTTTAGAAAATAGTGAGGAAGATTTTATTCCCTTGGAAAAAGAAATAGAATTACTGGAGTTATATGTGCAATTAGAACATTTTAGGTTTCAGGATAAGTTTGAATATAGGATAGATGTTGATCCAGAAATAGATATTAAACAATATATGATACCTCCAATGTTATTACAGCCATATGTGGAAAATGCTGTTTGGCATGGATTACGATATAAATCAGAAAAAGGGTTGTTGTCTATAGATTTTAAAAAGAAGGATAATGATACTATCGAAATAATAATAGCAGACAATGGAATTGGAAGAGAAAAGTCAATGTCATTAAAAACACTAAACCAAAAGAAGCAGAAATCACAAGGGATGAGTAATATCAAAAAAAGAATTCAGATACTCAATACTATGTATAAAGATAAAGTTGATGTTTTTATATCCGATTTAGCTCAAGAGGAGGATGGAGCAGGAACTAAAGTTAAATTGTTGATTAACAAGGATAATTGA
- a CDS encoding type IX secretion system membrane protein PorP/SprF, whose amino-acid sequence MNLKKYYLLFAILTSQLIFSQEGIPVYADYLSDNLYLVHPSMAGASNANKIRLTARKQWFDVDNAPSTQSANVNFRTGDKVGLGAIVYRDENGRFSQTGVFTTFAYHLLFSRDRTDLNMLSFGISGAFIQSNVDERGLDDPLDPDPVIIGREQKSGYFNLDVGMSYHYLDWYAHFTVKNILPSTREIFDNANNTILESNNQRRYIFSVGYVFGLSNGPWSLEPSILYQSTDQTKESTIDGNLKVYRRFGELATLWGGLSYRRSFDGAEFSQTGAEIESQKLQYVTPFMGINYKNWMVGYTYSYQANSVVLSNGGFHQLTLGYDFGKRKERWNCHCPAVNN is encoded by the coding sequence ATGAATTTGAAGAAATATTATTTGTTGTTTGCTATACTGACCTCACAACTTATTTTTTCTCAGGAAGGAATTCCAGTTTATGCAGATTATCTTTCTGACAATCTATATTTGGTTCATCCATCTATGGCAGGAGCTTCTAATGCGAATAAAATAAGACTTACTGCTAGAAAACAGTGGTTTGATGTAGATAATGCGCCTAGTACGCAATCGGCTAACGTTAATTTTAGAACTGGTGATAAAGTCGGTCTAGGAGCTATTGTATACAGAGATGAGAATGGACGTTTCTCACAAACAGGGGTATTTACGACTTTTGCGTATCATTTATTGTTTTCGAGAGATCGAACTGATCTTAATATGTTGTCTTTTGGGATTAGTGGAGCTTTTATACAGTCTAATGTAGACGAAAGAGGGCTAGATGATCCATTAGATCCTGATCCTGTAATTATTGGAAGAGAACAAAAAAGTGGATATTTTAATTTAGATGTAGGAATGTCCTACCATTATCTTGATTGGTATGCGCATTTTACGGTTAAGAATATTTTACCTTCTACCAGAGAAATCTTTGACAATGCTAATAATACTATCCTAGAATCGAATAACCAGAGAAGGTATATCTTTTCGGTAGGATATGTGTTTGGATTATCAAATGGTCCTTGGAGCTTAGAACCATCAATTTTATATCAATCAACGGATCAAACTAAAGAAAGTACGATAGATGGAAATTTAAAAGTATATAGAAGATTTGGGGAATTAGCCACATTGTGGGGAGGATTGTCGTATAGAAGAAGTTTTGATGGAGCAGAATTTTCTCAAACAGGTGCAGAAATTGAAAGTCAAAAACTTCAATATGTTACGCCTTTTATGGGGATTAATTATAAAAATTGGATGGTGGGGTATACCTATAGTTATCAGGCTAATTCTGTTGTTTTAAGTAATGGAGGTTTTCATCAATTGACATTGGGATATGACTTTGGTAAACGAAAAGAAAGATGGAATTGTCATTGTCCTGCAGTTAACAATTAG
- a CDS encoding rhodanese-like domain-containing protein, which yields MKTIKKSLVILLIPITMISQKNNELQHSKVDYNSFIEITEEVMEHRQSRLIPLDTFLNFATEPNTILLDTRSEAAFNKKHLKGAVHLNFSDFTKEKLAKLIPNKETRILIYCNNNIDGDTINFPSKSIPLALNIPTYINLYGYGYKNVYELSSLVPIKDKRLKFTGTTVK from the coding sequence ATGAAAACAATAAAAAAAAGTCTAGTCATTTTACTAATCCCAATAACTATGATCTCTCAAAAAAACAATGAATTACAACACTCAAAAGTTGATTATAATTCATTTATAGAAATTACAGAAGAAGTTATGGAACATAGACAATCGAGATTAATACCATTAGATACGTTCCTTAATTTTGCCACCGAACCAAATACCATTCTATTAGACACTAGATCTGAAGCAGCTTTTAACAAAAAACATCTAAAAGGAGCAGTTCATTTAAATTTTTCAGATTTTACTAAAGAAAAGTTAGCGAAACTAATCCCTAACAAAGAAACCAGAATCTTAATCTATTGTAATAATAATATCGATGGGGATACCATAAATTTCCCTTCAAAAAGTATTCCTTTAGCGCTAAACATTCCTACTTATATTAACCTCTATGGATATGGTTATAAAAACGTTTATGAATTATCATCTTTGGTCCCAATAAAAGACAAACGACTCAAGTTTACCGGAACGACGGTTAAATAA
- a CDS encoding efflux RND transporter periplasmic adaptor subunit: MKKTITVIILLLIVVIFGGALYYLYQKNQEDPVTYKTEQSTTETIIKKTVATGSIVPKEEVLIKPNISGIIEEIYIEAGDQIKSGDLIAKIRVIPNVSSLQSAKNAVQTAKIDLDNQEKVFNRQKELFDKGVISANEFDGADVTYKQSKQNYEAAQQNYQIVRTGTTRGLGSAANTLIRSTVTGMILEVPVKEGNQVIESNNFNDGTTIAAVADVGQMIFEGNVDESEVGKIKENLPLEITVGAIENKKFDAVLDYIAPKGKEENGAIQFEIKGTLNKKDTTFIRAGLSANASIILAKVDSVMALKESLIQYNPKTQKPFVEVAIGEQKFENRDVELGVSDGINVEVKSGITKEDKIKVWNQIKKPEFGN; the protein is encoded by the coding sequence ATGAAAAAAACAATCACTGTTATTATTTTGCTTCTCATTGTAGTTATATTCGGAGGGGCCTTGTATTATTTATATCAAAAAAACCAAGAAGATCCTGTTACCTATAAAACAGAGCAGAGCACGACAGAAACAATCATAAAAAAAACCGTTGCAACCGGAAGTATAGTTCCTAAAGAAGAGGTTTTAATAAAGCCAAACATTTCTGGAATAATAGAAGAAATTTATATCGAGGCTGGTGATCAGATTAAGTCAGGAGATTTAATAGCTAAAATTAGGGTGATTCCTAATGTATCTTCTTTACAGAGTGCTAAAAATGCAGTACAAACTGCAAAAATAGACTTAGACAATCAAGAAAAAGTTTTTAATCGTCAGAAGGAACTATTTGATAAAGGAGTAATATCGGCGAATGAATTTGATGGCGCAGATGTTACATACAAACAATCAAAACAGAACTATGAAGCTGCTCAACAGAATTATCAGATTGTAAGAACTGGTACTACCAGAGGTCTGGGAAGTGCGGCAAATACCTTAATTCGTTCGACTGTTACAGGTATGATTCTAGAGGTTCCTGTAAAAGAAGGAAATCAGGTTATAGAGTCTAATAACTTTAATGATGGAACTACAATTGCCGCGGTTGCTGATGTAGGTCAGATGATTTTTGAGGGTAATGTTGACGAAAGTGAAGTAGGAAAAATAAAAGAAAATTTACCTTTAGAAATAACGGTAGGAGCCATAGAGAATAAAAAATTTGATGCGGTTTTAGATTATATTGCACCAAAAGGGAAAGAAGAAAATGGAGCAATTCAATTTGAAATAAAAGGAACTTTAAATAAAAAAGACACAACTTTTATAAGAGCTGGATTAAGTGCTAATGCATCCATAATTTTAGCAAAAGTCGATAGCGTGATGGCTTTAAAGGAATCACTTATCCAATATAATCCTAAAACCCAAAAACCTTTTGTAGAAGTTGCTATAGGAGAGCAAAAATTTGAAAATAGAGATGTAGAGTTAGGTGTTAGTGACGGGATTAATGTTGAAGTAAAAAGTGGAATTACCAAAGAAGATAAGATCAAAGTTTGGAATCAAATTAAGAAGCCAGAGTTTGGGAATTAA
- a CDS encoding NifU family protein: MEKIFEIKIEPTSNASIIKFEANYFLTQHTSYEFENIDHAKNSPLAQQLFYLPFVKRVFIAQNFIAIDKFDIVEWGDVQDEVAEQIKTYLNSGQPIINETSATKKVPITIYAESTPNPAVLKFVANKKLVTTGHEFKSIDDTKEAPIAEKLFHFPFVKEVYIDENYISINKYDMADWNDITLEIREFLREYLEEGKEVLSENATASKSQVEKQAEADFEKLDDTSKDIVNIIEEYIKPAVASDGGNIMFDSYDPESKGVKVILQGACSGCPSSTFTLKNGIENMLKEMLKDKVAFVEAING; encoded by the coding sequence ATGGAAAAGATTTTTGAAATAAAAATAGAACCAACTTCTAATGCAAGTATTATAAAGTTTGAGGCTAATTACTTTTTAACGCAACATACTAGCTATGAATTTGAAAATATAGATCACGCCAAAAATTCTCCCTTGGCGCAGCAGTTATTTTACCTTCCTTTTGTAAAAAGAGTATTTATTGCTCAAAATTTTATTGCGATAGATAAATTTGATATTGTAGAATGGGGTGATGTACAAGACGAAGTTGCAGAACAAATAAAAACATATTTAAATAGCGGGCAACCTATTATAAACGAAACTTCTGCTACTAAAAAAGTGCCTATTACTATTTATGCAGAAAGTACACCTAACCCTGCTGTACTTAAATTTGTAGCAAATAAAAAATTAGTTACAACTGGGCATGAATTTAAAAGTATTGATGATACTAAAGAAGCTCCTATTGCAGAAAAATTATTTCATTTCCCTTTCGTAAAAGAAGTATATATCGATGAGAACTATATCTCAATTAATAAGTACGATATGGCAGACTGGAATGATATTACTTTAGAGATAAGAGAATTCTTGAGAGAATATCTAGAAGAAGGTAAAGAAGTTTTATCTGAAAATGCTACTGCATCAAAAAGTCAAGTAGAGAAACAGGCCGAGGCCGATTTTGAAAAACTAGATGACACCTCTAAAGATATTGTAAATATTATAGAAGAATATATTAAACCCGCTGTTGCTAGTGATGGAGGTAACATTATGTTCGATTCTTATGATCCAGAAAGTAAAGGTGTAAAAGTAATTTTACAAGGAGCTTGTAGCGGATGTCCATCGTCTACTTTTACATTAAAAAATGGTATAGAAAATATGCTAAAAGAAATGCTAAAAGACAAAGTAGCATTTGTAGAAGCTATAAATGGGTAG
- a CDS encoding dodecin family protein, giving the protein MAIVKVIEVIASSEKGWEDAARNGVKEASKTVKNIKSAWVSDQKMIIDDNQIKEYRVILKISFEIK; this is encoded by the coding sequence ATGGCAATTGTTAAAGTAATAGAAGTAATAGCATCATCAGAAAAAGGTTGGGAAGATGCAGCTAGAAATGGTGTCAAAGAAGCTAGTAAAACAGTTAAAAACATCAAATCTGCTTGGGTATCTGATCAAAAAATGATTATTGATGACAATCAAATTAAAGAGTATCGAGTAATTTTAAAGATTTCTTTCGAAATAAAATAA
- the tsaB gene encoding tRNA (adenosine(37)-N6)-threonylcarbamoyltransferase complex dimerization subunit type 1 TsaB → MSYILCLETSTTNCSVALSKDGKVIAFKEDYDTKYSHAERLHQFITIVIKEAGIALDKLDAIAVSKGPGSYTGLRIGVSAAKGLCFGLNIPLISVSTLKGLALQVKSTECFIIPMLDARRMEVYSAVFSSDYKQVRTIEAEVLSEDSFSMYLENKQVYFIGNGVAKFEEICSHKNAKFITDKLPSAVEMGILGYTKFLEEDFEDVSYFEPYYLKDFVAG, encoded by the coding sequence ATGTCTTATATTCTTTGTTTAGAAACTTCTACAACTAATTGTTCTGTCGCTTTGTCTAAAGATGGTAAAGTGATTGCTTTTAAAGAAGATTACGACACTAAATATTCTCACGCGGAGCGTTTACATCAGTTTATAACAATTGTCATAAAGGAAGCTGGGATAGCTTTGGATAAACTTGATGCAATTGCAGTAAGTAAAGGACCTGGTTCTTACACTGGCCTTAGGATTGGTGTTTCCGCAGCTAAAGGCTTATGTTTTGGCTTAAATATTCCTCTAATATCTGTTAGTACATTAAAAGGGCTTGCATTACAAGTAAAATCAACAGAATGTTTTATTATTCCTATGCTGGATGCAAGGAGAATGGAAGTGTATTCCGCAGTTTTTTCAAGTGATTATAAACAAGTGCGAACTATTGAAGCAGAAGTACTTTCGGAGGACTCTTTTAGTATGTATTTAGAAAATAAACAAGTATATTTCATAGGTAATGGTGTTGCCAAGTTCGAAGAGATTTGTAGTCATAAGAATGCTAAGTTTATAACAGACAAATTACCATCTGCAGTAGAGATGGGAATCTTAGGATATACTAAGTTTTTAGAAGAGGATTTTGAAGATGTTAGTTATTTTGAGCCTTATTACTTAAAAGACTTTGTCGCAGGTTAG
- a CDS encoding efflux RND transporter periplasmic adaptor subunit, whose protein sequence is MSRKTLLIILIIVVVLVIGLVFGKKAGLFGKDGNLKEVEISTIEKLDIIETVSATGKIQPEVEVKLSSEVSGEIIDLPIKEGQQVNKGDLLVRINPDIIQSGLNRSQAALENTRAGLRQAEASLKEAKLSYDRNKELFNKGVISKAEWDSSVSAYEVAEAAKQSAFYSVKSSQATVNEAKDNLSRTTIYAPMSGTVSKLSVELGERVVGTQQMAGTEIVRVANLNNMEVEVDVNENDIVKISLGDSTIVEVDAYLKKQFKGLVTEIANSAESTLSADQVTNFKVKVRILEESYKDLIKDKPESYSPFRPGMTATVDVITNKREKVIGIPISAIVIKSDTSSNVKRSYTKEKLKESDEKFECVFVKDGGAAKLRVIKTGIQDDSNIEITEGLEVGEEVIIGPYNVVTKTLKTGDKVSSKSDKKETTKE, encoded by the coding sequence ATGAGTAGAAAAACTTTACTAATCATATTAATAATTGTTGTCGTTTTGGTTATAGGACTGGTCTTTGGTAAAAAGGCAGGATTGTTTGGTAAAGACGGAAACTTGAAAGAAGTTGAAATATCGACAATTGAAAAACTTGATATTATTGAAACTGTTTCTGCAACAGGAAAAATTCAACCTGAAGTGGAGGTTAAGTTATCCTCTGAGGTGTCGGGTGAAATAATTGATTTACCAATTAAAGAAGGGCAACAAGTAAATAAAGGAGATCTGTTAGTAAGAATTAATCCAGATATTATACAGTCAGGATTGAATAGGTCTCAGGCAGCTTTAGAAAATACGAGAGCTGGTTTACGACAGGCAGAAGCAAGTCTTAAAGAAGCAAAGCTAAGTTATGATCGTAACAAAGAGCTGTTTAATAAAGGAGTTATTTCTAAAGCAGAATGGGATAGTTCTGTTTCTGCATATGAGGTGGCAGAAGCAGCAAAGCAGTCAGCTTTTTATAGTGTAAAGAGTTCTCAAGCTACTGTAAATGAAGCAAAAGATAACCTTAGTAGAACAACTATTTATGCTCCTATGAGCGGAACCGTTTCTAAACTATCCGTAGAATTAGGGGAGCGAGTGGTAGGAACACAACAAATGGCAGGAACAGAAATAGTAAGAGTTGCTAATTTAAATAATATGGAGGTTGAAGTAGATGTTAATGAAAATGATATTGTAAAAATATCCTTAGGTGATTCTACTATAGTTGAAGTTGATGCATATCTTAAAAAGCAATTTAAAGGGTTAGTTACAGAAATAGCAAACTCTGCAGAAAGCACATTGAGTGCAGATCAGGTGACTAATTTTAAAGTAAAGGTTCGTATTCTTGAAGAATCATATAAAGACTTAATAAAAGATAAGCCAGAGAGCTATTCTCCTTTTAGGCCAGGTATGACTGCAACAGTAGATGTTATTACTAATAAAAGAGAAAAGGTTATAGGTATTCCTATTAGTGCTATAGTTATAAAAAGTGATACTTCTAGTAATGTAAAGAGATCTTACACAAAAGAAAAGTTGAAAGAATCTGATGAGAAGTTCGAATGTGTGTTTGTGAAAGATGGAGGAGCTGCTAAATTAAGAGTGATAAAAACGGGAATTCAAGACGATAGTAATATAGAAATCACAGAAGGTTTAGAAGTTGGAGAAGAGGTAATTATAGGTCCTTATAATGTTGTGACTAAAACACTAAAAACAGGTGATAAAGTATCTTCTAAAAGCGATAAGAAAGAGACGACTAAAGAATAA
- a CDS encoding VWA domain-containing protein produces the protein MKTIYVWSLLCLLIVPISCNAKNNNDSNLALKTEKSYEIYTTKTDPDTRNIQVALLLDTSNSMDGLIDQAKAQLWEIVNELSYAKCGHYNIKLQIALYEYGNDRLPSQEGYIRQVLPFSDDLDEISKELFSLTTNGGNEYCGKVINTSINQLDWKKNNDHLKLIFIAGNEPFTQGPINYKDAATDAKEKDITINTIFCGNYKQGIQTKWKDGANLTNGEYSAIDHNRETIHIATPYDDIILQLNRKLNNTYIYYGNEGSKKIGLQAEQDRNARSYSAANAVSRTISKSSGFYKNKSWDLVDAAEDKDFELEEIEKEELPQELKDKSKTELKQYVAQKSNERKEIQKKIQELNKKRLVYIKNNSKKDDANLEAALIKAIKTQGERKSFSWKK, from the coding sequence ATGAAAACAATATATGTATGGAGTCTATTATGCTTATTAATCGTTCCTATCTCCTGTAATGCTAAAAACAATAATGATTCTAACCTAGCATTAAAGACCGAAAAATCATATGAAATTTACACTACCAAAACAGATCCAGATACAAGAAACATTCAGGTTGCTCTGTTATTAGACACTAGCAACAGTATGGATGGTTTAATTGATCAAGCAAAAGCTCAATTATGGGAAATCGTAAATGAGTTATCCTATGCAAAATGTGGTCATTATAATATAAAACTTCAAATTGCTTTATACGAGTATGGTAACGATCGTTTACCTTCTCAAGAAGGTTATATTAGACAGGTACTACCTTTCTCGGATGATCTAGATGAAATATCTAAAGAACTTTTTTCTTTAACGACGAATGGAGGAAATGAATATTGTGGTAAAGTAATTAACACATCAATAAATCAACTCGATTGGAAAAAGAATAATGATCACCTTAAATTAATTTTTATAGCGGGTAATGAACCATTTACTCAAGGTCCAATAAATTATAAGGATGCTGCCACTGATGCAAAAGAGAAAGACATTACTATTAACACTATATTTTGTGGTAATTATAAGCAAGGCATCCAAACTAAATGGAAAGATGGGGCCAACCTTACTAATGGAGAATATAGCGCTATTGATCATAATAGAGAAACTATACATATAGCTACTCCTTATGACGATATTATCTTACAACTAAATAGAAAACTAAACAATACATATATCTACTACGGTAACGAAGGTTCTAAAAAAATCGGTTTACAAGCGGAACAAGATCGTAATGCGAGATCATATAGTGCAGCTAATGCTGTTAGTAGAACTATTAGTAAAAGTTCTGGATTCTACAAAAACAAAAGCTGGGATCTTGTGGATGCAGCCGAAGACAAAGATTTTGAATTAGAAGAAATTGAAAAGGAAGAACTACCACAAGAACTTAAAGATAAATCCAAAACAGAATTAAAACAATATGTAGCTCAAAAAAGTAATGAACGAAAAGAAATACAGAAGAAAATACAAGAGCTAAATAAGAAGCGTTTGGTGTATATCAAAAATAATAGCAAAAAAGATGATGCCAATTTAGAAGCCGCATTAATCAAAGCGATTAAAACTCAAGGAGAAAGAAAATCTTTTAGTTGGAAAAAATAA
- a CDS encoding TolC family protein, which yields MKVKISIICCILLGMIATQAQEKKWTLRECVEYALENNITIKQSALNIETAEIDKLAAIGNFVPTVNTSASLSSNTGANINPVTNTFESNTFTSLTGGANLGLTLFDGLRNFRQLQRANMNKLLSQYNLGKSKDDIALFVANSYLQVLLNKESLKVIEKQHDITLEQLKRTKDLVDAGVLPQGDLLEIEATSADELTRIVQAENAVLIARVGLAQTLLIKDYEKFDIAEQEYLIPSASILNKSIEEIRSSARGARYEVQIAEQNKLIAEKDLQIARGAYYPTLSAFFGYNTRWADNDFFDRSLVKQLYENDGFSYGLQLSVPILNRFSSRVNVKRSKVNVKQTAFQLEQAELDLDSNVYQAYLDAKGSAEAYEASLVAVKAQERAYEYAKDRYDVGRTNAFDFSQSKFRLENAQSNEVQAKFDYIFKIKVLELYFGIKIADIKL from the coding sequence ATGAAAGTTAAAATTTCAATTATTTGCTGTATCCTTCTTGGGATGATCGCTACGCAAGCACAAGAAAAAAAGTGGACTTTAAGGGAGTGCGTAGAATATGCTTTAGAAAATAATATTACAATTAAGCAATCTGCACTTAATATCGAAACTGCTGAGATAGATAAATTAGCGGCAATAGGAAATTTTGTGCCTACAGTTAATACCTCGGCTAGCCTTTCTTCAAACACAGGAGCCAATATTAACCCAGTAACCAATACTTTCGAGAGTAATACATTTACATCCTTAACAGGTGGTGCTAATTTAGGGCTTACTTTGTTTGATGGTTTACGTAATTTTAGACAGTTACAAAGAGCTAACATGAATAAGTTATTAAGTCAGTATAATTTAGGTAAATCAAAAGATGATATTGCATTGTTTGTTGCTAATAGTTATTTGCAAGTTTTATTAAATAAAGAATCTTTAAAAGTAATAGAGAAACAACATGATATTACTTTAGAACAACTTAAACGTACCAAAGATTTAGTAGATGCAGGTGTGTTGCCACAAGGAGATCTATTAGAAATAGAAGCTACTTCGGCAGATGAATTAACGCGTATTGTACAGGCAGAAAATGCAGTATTAATTGCTCGCGTTGGACTAGCGCAAACATTGTTAATTAAGGATTATGAGAAGTTTGATATCGCAGAACAAGAATATCTAATTCCTTCAGCATCTATTCTAAATAAATCAATTGAAGAAATCAGATCTAGTGCTAGAGGAGCTAGATATGAAGTTCAAATAGCTGAACAAAATAAATTAATTGCTGAAAAGGATTTACAGATTGCAAGAGGAGCATATTACCCAACCTTAAGTGCATTTTTTGGATATAATACAAGATGGGCTGATAACGATTTTTTTGATAGAAGTCTTGTGAAACAATTGTATGAAAATGATGGTTTTTCTTATGGTTTACAATTAAGCGTTCCTATTTTAAATAGATTTTCGTCAAGAGTAAATGTAAAAAGGAGTAAGGTTAATGTAAAACAGACAGCGTTTCAATTAGAGCAAGCAGAATTAGATCTTGATAGCAATGTGTATCAGGCATATTTAGATGCCAAGGGATCCGCAGAAGCGTACGAAGCTTCTCTAGTTGCAGTAAAAGCTCAGGAAAGAGCATATGAATATGCTAAAGATAGATACGATGTAGGAAGAACTAATGCCTTTGATTTTAGTCAATCAAAGTTTAGATTAGAAAATGCACAAAGTAATGAGGTGCAGGCAAAGTTTGATTATATATTCAAAATTAAAGTGTTAGAGCTTTATTTTGGGATAAAAATAGCAGATATTAAATTGTAA